The genomic interval AGAAGCGGGTAATTGATCGAATGTTTTGTTTACAATCTTCAGGTCGTATATGTTACTGATCCTTCCGTCCGACTGTTCCTGAAAGAGTAATCCCGGACTCCTTAAAATACTTAGTTCAACAGGCGAGCGGTTAACGAGAAGGAAAATAATAAGGACAGTTAACAGGATCAGAACAAGTGTATATCCGATGGATCTTGGAGTAACTAAAGGCTGCTTCCCGGTTTCGATCTGGTTCTTCGACGCATAACGGATCAATCCGCGCGGACGATTTACCTTATCCATTACATCGTTGCACGCGTCAATACAGGCGGTGCAGTTTACGCATTCAAGCTGTGTACCATTTCGGATATCGATTCCTGTGGGGCATACATCCACACATAAATAACAATCGATGCAGTCGCCTGAGTTCTGAATCTGGTCTTTTCTTATTTTACCTCTCGGTTCGCCCCGCTTATAATCGTAATGAATTACAACAGAATTCTGATCGAGCATTACTCCCTGAAGCCTTCCGTACGGACATACCAGAGTACAAGCCTGCTCGCGGAAATATGAAAAAACAAAGTAGAAAAGTCCCGCAAAAATCAGGACTGCCAGAAATGTAGTGAAATGTTCGGAGGGTGAAGCGGATATATATTTCTGCAGCTCGTCGATTCCGATTATATAAGCAAGAAATATATTTGCTATAATAAATGACAGAACGAAGAAGATTAACTGCTTGGAGGATTTTTTAAGGAATTTTACGGCATTCCAAGGCGACTTGTTTAATATCCTCTGTTTAGATGCATCCCCCTCTATCCAGTATTCTATCTTTCTGAAAACCATTTCCATAAAAATTGTCTGTGGACAGATCCAGCCGCAGAATAGTCTTCCGTAAACAACTGTGAAAAGGAAAATCGATACGATGAATGCAATCATTGTAAGCGCAAAAAGATGAAGATCGTGCGGTCCGAACGGGATTCCGAATAAAATAAATTTCCGTTCGATTACGTTAAGAATAATAAACGGATGTCCGTCGATCTTAATGAAAGGAACACCGAACAGAAAAACCAGAAGAAAAATACTTACTAAAGTTCTGGCATTATAAAACTTACCGGATGGCTTTTTAGGATAGATCCAGACACGCTTACCTTCCTTTGTAACAGTTGATATCGAATCCCTGAAGGATTCTTCCTGTATTATTTCATTTTCCATAGATTCAAATCTGCAATTAAATACCTATTGTATTAACCTGAAAAAGAACTGCTGTTTATTAAATTCAGTTGTTGATACAGGCAAAGTAATTATCAGCTTCCTTCAGAAGTTTCAGGTTCAATCCATTTTTCGCCTTCAGGCGCTTTACCGTTAGGCGGATTAGTGCCTTGCAGGGTAATTATATAGCTTGAAGCGGCCTGCATCTTCTTAGGATCGAGCTGTGTTTCCCAGCTGATCATACCTTTTGCAGGCACTCCATACTTGATCACTTTAAATATATTTTTTATACCTCCGCCATGAATCCAGTTATCGTCGGTTAAATTCGGACCTACAAGACCTTCGCCGCTCTGTCCGTGGCATGTAGCGCAGTTTTTAATATAAATTTCTTTCCCTTCCGCAATAGAGGCGGGATCATTAACAAATTTAACGGTCTCCTCATTTATAAACGCGCCTGTTCGTATGAGGAACTCGCGCTCGAGCTTTGCCTGTTCAATCTCGACTTTATATTCTGTGGACTGAACCTGGCCATCGTCGAAAACATGAAATGCGAGCATGTAAATAGCAGCCCAGATTATCGTTCCGTAAAAGAGGATATGGAACCATGGCGGAATTCTATTATCGAGTTCACGTATTCCGTCGTAATTATGTGCAAGAAGGATTTCCTGTTCTTTTTCTATTGGAGTAGAACGCGTAAGAAATTTTGTCAAAGCAGTAAAAGGGGATTTGAAAATCTTTCCTTCAGAATCCTGCTTCTCGCTGTAGACTACAATAAGCCATAATACGAAAGCGATCATTATTATTGTAACTACCAGCATGAATTTCATCACTTTATCAACAGTATCTTCTCCTTCAGCAGCAATAAGATTCGAAAAGGCCGTAATTGTAAATAACAATGTCGCGATCAGATAAAATTTTCTATTTATATTTTTCATTATCAATCTCAGGATTATTATGATTTTCATTTTTTATTTCAAATGGCAGGTTGCCCATTTTGAACAGATATTTTTTATCGAGCCGGACAACCCATATTATAAGGAAAACGAATACCAGGAAAAAAAGGATTAATCCGATCACCGGGAAAATTGAAATACCTTCTATCGAGCTTAAATACTTCGAGATCATTTCGCTTTATTCCCCTTTATATCCGTTCCGAGTCTTTGCAGATAGGCGATAAGAGCAATTACGTCTTTGTCCCAGTCGGCAGGTATTCCGTTATTGATCAGGTCATCTGCAATCATGTTAGCCTGTTTTTCAAGATCCTCATTAGCAAATTTTTCGTATCCTTCGTCATACGGAACACCGATCGATCTCAGCGCTTTTATTTTTGCCGCAGTGGCTGAAGTATCGAGAGTCTGAGTAAGTAACCACGGGTAAGGAGGCATAATTGATCCGGGCGACATCTGTCTCGGATCCTCGAAGTGGAGATAGTGCCAGAGGTTAGAGTATTTACCACCTTGCCTGTGAAGATCGGGACCGGTCCGTTTCGATCCCCAGAGGAACGGGTGGTCGTATACGTATTCTCCGGCTTTCGAGTATTCACCGTAACGTTCGGTTTCGGATCGGAATGGCCTTACTAACTGCGAGTGACACGTATTGCATCCTTCGCGAATGTAGATATCTCTACCGTGAAGCTCAAGCGGTGTATAAGGTTTAACGCTTTCAATAGTCGGAATATTCGATTTGACAATGAATGTCGGAATAAATTCAACTACGCCGCCGATGAGAATTGCAATTGTAGCCAGAATAGAAAACTGAACCGGCCTCTTTTCGAGCCAGCGGTGAATCATACCGCGTTTCGGCTTATCGTGTTCCAGGATGAGCGGAGGAGCTTCTGCTTCCTCATTCTTAACAAACTTACCCTGTCTGGCGGTTTTAAGAAGATTGTAAGCCATCAGAAATACTCCGGACAGGAACAGGAATCCGCCGAAAGATCTTATTATGTGAAAAGGAATTATTTGAAGCGTTGTTTCTAGAAAATTAGGGTATTGGAGAATTCCGAGAGGAGTAAATTGCTTCCACATCAATGATTGAGCTATACCCGACCAGTACATCGGAACCGCGTAAAATACAATACCGAGAGTGGAAATCCAGAAGTGCGCGTTAGCCAGTTTCTTGGAATAGAGCTCTGTGTTCCACATTTTCGGAACCATCCAGTAGAGTACTCCGAAAGTGAGCATGCCATTCCAGCCGAGAGCGCCAACGTGTACGTGGGATATTATCCAGTCGGTAAAATGTGCTATTGCATTTAGGTTTTTAAGTGAGAGCATCGGCCCTTCGAATGTTGCCATGCCGTATGCAGTAACTGCGACAACCATGAATTTTAGTATCGGGTTATCACGGACACGATCCCAGGCTCCGCGGAGGGTCAATAATCCGTTCAGCATTCCTCCCCAGGAAGGAGCGATAAGCATCAGTGAAAAAACCGTTCCCAGGGATTGAGCCCAATCGGGTAATGCAGAATAGAGAAGATGATGCGGCCCTGCCCAGATGTATAAAAAGATTAACGCCCAGAAGTGAAGTATCGATAATCTGTATGAGTAAACAGGTCTGTTTGCTGCCTTTGGTAGAAAGTAATACATCAGTCCTAGGAATGGTGTTGTAAGAAAGAATGCGACAGCATTATGTCCGTACCACCATTGAACTAGTGCGTCCTGGACACCTGCATAAACAGGATAACTCTTAAGGAATCCCGCCGGGACTTCGATTGAGTTTACAACATGAAGAACAGTTACAGTTACAAATGTTGCAATATAGAACCAGATAGCAACATACATATGTTTTTCGCGGCGTTTAATAATTGTGCCGAGCATGTTGGCTCCAAATGCGAGCCATACAAGAGCTATTAAAATATCGATCGGCCATTCAAGTTCTGCGTATTCCTTGCTTGTTGTAAATCCCATCGGCAGTGTTATTGCCGCGAGAACAATTATTGACTGCCATCCCCAGAAGTGGAACTGGCTTAATTTATCGCTGAACATCCTCGCTTTGCATAATCTCTGAAGAGAATAATAGACACCTGCAAAGATCAGGTTTCCTACGAATGCGAATATTACTGCATTTGTGTGTAATGGACGGATCCTGCCAAATGTTAAATATTGTATACTAAAATTTAATTCGGGCAGGTAGAGTTGTATGGCGATAATTAGACCGACCAGCATTCCTACTATTCCCCAGACAACTGTGGCAATAGTAAAGAGCTTTACAATCTGGTTATCGTAACTGAATTTGTCGACATTCATTAAACAGCTCCTGGTTTTTATGAACTAATATTTTCAATTAAGAATCGTGTATGAGTAAGTTCAATTAAACTTACTTACTCTTATTGTCCTTTTTCTCTTCTTCCTTTACGTTATTTGGATTATCGAATAAAATTCTAACAGACGGGGTATATTTATCATCATACTGACCGCTTTTAACAGCCCATAGATAAGCAATCAAAAAACCTCCGGCAACCAGCAGGCTAGCGCCTATCAGAACGAAAACGACTGACATTAAATAAATCTCTCTTTTCTTGCAATAAAATTAATCGAAATTGTTGTAAAGACAACAACTGAAATAGAACTTACGGGCATTAAAATCGCTGCAATGATAGGAGATAAAGTTCCGGTAACCGCGAATGACAATCCGATAATATTGTAAATGAATGATAGAACGAAACTTGCAATAATTACTTTGTTGCTTTTTTTCGAAAACAGAATAATATCTGCAAGACGCTTAAACGAATTTGAATCGAGGATTCCGTCGCATGCAGGAGAAAAATTATTAATGTTGTCCGAGATTGATATACCCACATCACTCTGCTTTAGTGCCCCGGCGTCATTCAAGCCGTCGCCAACCATCAGAACTTTTTTACCGCGGCCCTGCAGCTCTGTTATATATTTCAATTTGTCGTGAGGCGACTGGCGGAAATGGAGCTCCTTTTCATCGGCAAAGAAACTCGAGAGTTTTACCTTCTCGCTTTCGTTATCCCCGGAAAGGAGCGAAAATTCATAATCGGCTTCAAGAGAGGAGACAAGCTCCTTCAATCCTTCGCGATACCGGTTAGAGATTGAAAAATAACCAGCCGGCTTATTGTTAATTGAGATATATACCTTTGTAAATTCATCCTTGCTGCTTTTAAATCCGTGAATGAAAAACTCGGATCCTGCTTTAACTTCATTCCCGTCAATCGATGCTAAAATACCCTCTCCCGATATCTCGTTAAAAGTATCCACACTCATTGAAGGATCATCTTGCAGGTAATCATAAATTGCCCTGCTTAACGGATGTGATGAATTCCTTACTGCAGATTTCACCAGCGACTTATCATTACTGCTCAGAGAGCCGCCGTGGAATTCCACTTCCGCTGCGTTGTTCTCAGTTATTGTACCTGTCTTATCGAATACAATATGGTTTATGCCGGCCAGTTTTTCTATCACATGAGTGTTCTTAAGGTAAAATTTATTTCTTCCGAAAATTCTTAAAGTATTTCCGAGAGTGAACGGCGTGGAGAGTGCCAGGGCACACGGGCATGCTACAATTAATACCGCGGTGAATGCGTTGAAAGCAAGCGTAGTATCCTCCGGAAGCCAGTAGACTGCTCCAGCTATGGCTATTACAAGTACAATAAATGTAAAATGCTTGCTTATGCCGTTTGCCAGCGAAACAATCCTCGATTCATCCTCCTTGCTGAAGGCCGAACTGTTCCATAACTGGGTCAGGTAACTTTGCGATACCTCTTTAACCGTTTCAAGTTCAATAACACCGCCAGCCTGTCTTCCGCCTGCATAGATTATTTCGCCGTTGTTTCTCTCAACTGGAATCGATTCGCCAGTTACGAAACTGTAATCAATATTGGCATTTCCTTTTATCAGGATTGAATCGGCGGGAATAAGTTCGTTGTTGCGTATAATTATTCTATTACCGACTTCCAGTTTCTCAACCGGAATAGTAGTCTCTGAATTATATTTTCTGGTAGTTACAGAGACAGGGAAATAGGATTTATAATTTCTTTCGAAGTTGAGTGTCTCGTAGGTTTTATTCTGAAAGAGTTTTCCGGTAAGTAGAAAGAAAACAAGTCCGCTTAAGGAATCGAGGTAACCTGCACCTTCGAGGAACAGTATGTCTATTATACTTCTTAGAAAAAGGACAAGGATTCCCAGAGCGATAGGCACGTCAATATTTACAATCTTTTTCTTTAATCCTTTCCAGGCTGATATAAAATATTCGGTACTGCTGTAGAACAAAACCGGGAGTGAGAGAATTATGTTTAAGTAAGCGAAAATTCTCTTCATCTCCGGCAGCTCCTCTGTGCCGATCGATAAATACTCGGGGAAACTGAGGAGCATAATATTGCCGAAACAGAATCCCGCTATTCCGATTTTGTAGTAAAGACTTTTATTCCCGGCCTTTACTTTTTCCTCCTCTTTCTCCTCAAGGTTAAGGAGAGGTTCGTAACCGAGAGAATCGAGAAGTTCTACCACCTCTTTAAGATTCGTTTTAGACTCGTTTAATGTAATGAAGACTTTTTTCTGCAGGAAATTAACTTCGGAGGAAATTATGCCGGGATTTAATTTAAATAGGTTCTCCAGTATCCAGATACAGGAACTGCAGTGCATCTGCGGAATGGATAACGTTATTCGTGAAATCTGTC from Melioribacteraceae bacterium carries:
- a CDS encoding heavy metal translocating P-type ATPase metal-binding domain-containing protein — encoded protein: MERKESEQNTVVPEPNTGSKMICYHCGDECPDDSISLNEKIFCCNGCKTVYEILNQHNLCNYYSIDQNPGITRKYQVKRNYEFLNDPDLKQRMTDFTDGQISRITLSIPQMHCSSCIWILENLFKLNPGIISSEVNFLQKKVFITLNESKTNLKEVVELLDSLGYEPLLNLEEKEEEKVKAGNKSLYYKIGIAGFCFGNIMLLSFPEYLSIGTEELPEMKRIFAYLNIILSLPVLFYSSTEYFISAWKGLKKKIVNIDVPIALGILVLFLRSIIDILFLEGAGYLDSLSGLVFFLLTGKLFQNKTYETLNFERNYKSYFPVSVTTRKYNSETTIPVEKLEVGNRIIIRNNELIPADSILIKGNANIDYSFVTGESIPVERNNGEIIYAGGRQAGGVIELETVKEVSQSYLTQLWNSSAFSKEDESRIVSLANGISKHFTFIVLVIAIAGAVYWLPEDTTLAFNAFTAVLIVACPCALALSTPFTLGNTLRIFGRNKFYLKNTHVIEKLAGINHIVFDKTGTITENNAAEVEFHGGSLSSNDKSLVKSAVRNSSHPLSRAIYDYLQDDPSMSVDTFNEISGEGILASIDGNEVKAGSEFFIHGFKSSKDEFTKVYISINNKPAGYFSISNRYREGLKELVSSLEADYEFSLLSGDNESEKVKLSSFFADEKELHFRQSPHDKLKYITELQGRGKKVLMVGDGLNDAGALKQSDVGISISDNINNFSPACDGILDSNSFKRLADIILFSKKSNKVIIASFVLSFIYNIIGLSFAVTGTLSPIIAAILMPVSSISVVVFTTISINFIARKERFI
- the ccoG gene encoding cytochrome c oxidase accessory protein CcoG; amino-acid sequence: MENEIIQEESFRDSISTVTKEGKRVWIYPKKPSGKFYNARTLVSIFLLVFLFGVPFIKIDGHPFIILNVIERKFILFGIPFGPHDLHLFALTMIAFIVSIFLFTVVYGRLFCGWICPQTIFMEMVFRKIEYWIEGDASKQRILNKSPWNAVKFLKKSSKQLIFFVLSFIIANIFLAYIIGIDELQKYISASPSEHFTTFLAVLIFAGLFYFVFSYFREQACTLVCPYGRLQGVMLDQNSVVIHYDYKRGEPRGKIRKDQIQNSGDCIDCYLCVDVCPTGIDIRNGTQLECVNCTACIDACNDVMDKVNRPRGLIRYASKNQIETGKQPLVTPRSIGYTLVLILLTVLIIFLLVNRSPVELSILRSPGLLFQEQSDGRISNIYDLKIVNKTFDQLPASLELQNLNGEIKLIGNDLIVNPQGVTESKFLVILHKSEIKAMKTPLQISVKSNDKVLDVIQTSFLGKVK
- a CDS encoding cbb3-type cytochrome c oxidase N-terminal domain-containing protein, which codes for MKNINRKFYLIATLLFTITAFSNLIAAEGEDTVDKVMKFMLVVTIIMIAFVLWLIVVYSEKQDSEGKIFKSPFTALTKFLTRSTPIEKEQEILLAHNYDGIRELDNRIPPWFHILFYGTIIWAAIYMLAFHVFDDGQVQSTEYKVEIEQAKLEREFLIRTGAFINEETVKFVNDPASIAEGKEIYIKNCATCHGQSGEGLVGPNLTDDNWIHGGGIKNIFKVIKYGVPAKGMISWETQLDPKKMQAASSYIITLQGTNPPNGKAPEGEKWIEPETSEGS
- the ccoS gene encoding cbb3-type cytochrome oxidase assembly protein CcoS, whose translation is MSVVFVLIGASLLVAGGFLIAYLWAVKSGQYDDKYTPSVRILFDNPNNVKEEEKKDNKSK
- the ccoN gene encoding cytochrome-c oxidase, cbb3-type subunit I, with product MNVDKFSYDNQIVKLFTIATVVWGIVGMLVGLIIAIQLYLPELNFSIQYLTFGRIRPLHTNAVIFAFVGNLIFAGVYYSLQRLCKARMFSDKLSQFHFWGWQSIIVLAAITLPMGFTTSKEYAELEWPIDILIALVWLAFGANMLGTIIKRREKHMYVAIWFYIATFVTVTVLHVVNSIEVPAGFLKSYPVYAGVQDALVQWWYGHNAVAFFLTTPFLGLMYYFLPKAANRPVYSYRLSILHFWALIFLYIWAGPHHLLYSALPDWAQSLGTVFSLMLIAPSWGGMLNGLLTLRGAWDRVRDNPILKFMVVAVTAYGMATFEGPMLSLKNLNAIAHFTDWIISHVHVGALGWNGMLTFGVLYWMVPKMWNTELYSKKLANAHFWISTLGIVFYAVPMYWSGIAQSLMWKQFTPLGILQYPNFLETTLQIIPFHIIRSFGGFLFLSGVFLMAYNLLKTARQGKFVKNEEAEAPPLILEHDKPKRGMIHRWLEKRPVQFSILATIAILIGGVVEFIPTFIVKSNIPTIESVKPYTPLELHGRDIYIREGCNTCHSQLVRPFRSETERYGEYSKAGEYVYDHPFLWGSKRTGPDLHRQGGKYSNLWHYLHFEDPRQMSPGSIMPPYPWLLTQTLDTSATAAKIKALRSIGVPYDEGYEKFANEDLEKQANMIADDLINNGIPADWDKDVIALIAYLQRLGTDIKGNKAK
- a CDS encoding cbb3-type cytochrome c oxidase subunit 3 is translated as MISKYLSSIEGISIFPVIGLILFFLVFVFLIIWVVRLDKKYLFKMGNLPFEIKNENHNNPEIDNEKYK